The Xanthomonas indica genome has a segment encoding these proteins:
- the gltB gene encoding glutamate synthase large subunit codes for MAPRNRHGLYDPQDERDACGFGMVAQLDDQPSRALVDTAIAALSRMTHRGGVAADGLTGDGCGLLIRKPEPFLRALAREAGLSVGARFAAGNVFLPRDADDAARCRQVLEEELRRVDVQPCGWRLTPTDDAVCGQLAKDTLPRIEQVFVDAGAEQGEDAFALALFLARRRAEQRLREVADFYVTTLSPNGISYKGMVLPDKLSTFYPDLQRNDLASSAIVFHQRFSTNTLPRWPLAHPFRLLAHNGEINTIEGNRHWAQARSKVWKTPRFDIAEFDPVISMHGSDSQSLDNMLELLVAGGMDLLQALRILVPPATQSLEFKDADLAAFYEFYGLNTEPWDGPAGIVACDGRYAACMLDRNGLRPARWMLTSDRHFLVASEAGVWELPAERVTRKGKLGPGEMMAIDLKRGDLLDSDAIDRINRGRAPYKQWLQQGVTYLQTELIDPSLVEEPFDERTLRSYHKLFQLSTEEVEQVLRPLAETEQEATGSMGDDTPMAVLSRHTRPLYDYFRQAFAQVTNPPIDPLREDCVMSLTTQLGKETNIFHAGPETVNHVILNSPVLSQRKLRQLLKMEQYQTRNAQIDLSYSVEEGLEAGLRRICAEAEQAARDGKVMLLLTDRYPVPERPMAHALLATGAVHHHLSRVGLRCDVNLIIETGTARDPHHMACLLGFGATAVYPYLAYQTLFDLGRRGILLLKSGGEQTQIGRKYRKGIYKGLSKIISKMGICTIASYRGAQLFEIVGLDPDVVALCFPDTAARIGGVGLARLDTEARQLAARAWNDLLKPEVGGLLKYVHGGEYHMYNPDVVLTLQRATRSGLQADWDAYAAAVHGRPASALRDLLQLKRAATPTPLDEVAPAEDLLRRFDTAAISLGALSPEAHEALAIAMNRLGGRSNSGEGGEDPARYGTEKRSKIKQVASGRFGVTPEYLVNAEVLQIKVAQGAKPGEGGQLPGHKVNELIARLRYAKPGIGLISPPPHHDIYSIEDLAQLIYDLKQVNPSALVSVKLVSHAGVGTIAAGVVKAGADLITVSGHDGGTGASPVSSIRYAGVPWELGVAESHQALVANDLRARTILQTDGGLKTGLDVVKAAILGADSFGFGTGPMIVLGCKYLRICHLNNCATGVATQDERLRANHFVGLPERVENFFRLLAEEVRQWLSYLGVRSLDEIVGRTELLQQLDISPREGVRVDLSRLLKDVRHDGGHCAAQRLYESPDSLATQMDGLLADAIAHKRGGDHRFLIHNTDRSIGARLSGTIARVHGNHGMDDAPLTLRFRGSAGQSFGAFNAGGLHLELEGEANDYVGKGMAGGRLVVRPPRGARFEARSTAIIGNTCLYGATGGELYAAGRAGERFAVRNSGALAVIEGAGDHCCEYMTDGIVLVLGKVGLNFGAGFTGGLAYVLDVDRDFVDRYNHELIDIHRISAEGFESHRQHLHKLISRHRELTGSIWAQQILDEFRDYVGKFWLVKPKAASIESLTESLRRAA; via the coding sequence ATGGCCCCCCGCAACCGCCACGGGCTCTACGACCCCCAAGACGAGCGCGATGCCTGTGGTTTCGGCATGGTCGCGCAACTCGACGACCAACCTTCGCGGGCGCTGGTGGATACCGCCATCGCCGCCCTGTCGCGCATGACCCATCGCGGCGGCGTCGCCGCCGACGGCCTCACCGGCGACGGTTGCGGCCTGCTGATCCGCAAACCCGAGCCGTTCCTGCGCGCGCTGGCGCGCGAGGCCGGCCTGAGCGTCGGCGCGCGCTTCGCCGCCGGCAACGTGTTCCTGCCGCGCGACGCGGACGATGCCGCGCGCTGCCGCCAGGTGCTGGAAGAGGAACTGCGCCGCGTCGACGTGCAGCCGTGCGGCTGGCGCCTCACCCCCACCGACGATGCGGTGTGCGGACAGCTGGCCAAGGACACCCTGCCGCGCATCGAGCAGGTGTTCGTCGATGCCGGCGCCGAGCAGGGCGAGGACGCCTTCGCCCTGGCCCTGTTCCTGGCGCGCCGCCGCGCCGAGCAGCGCCTGCGCGAGGTCGCCGATTTCTACGTCACCACGCTCTCGCCCAACGGCATCAGCTACAAGGGCATGGTGCTGCCGGACAAGCTCAGCACCTTCTACCCGGACCTGCAGCGCAACGACCTGGCTTCCAGCGCCATCGTGTTCCACCAGCGCTTCTCCACCAACACGCTGCCGCGCTGGCCGCTGGCGCACCCGTTCCGCCTGCTCGCCCACAACGGCGAGATCAACACCATCGAGGGCAACCGGCACTGGGCGCAGGCGCGCAGCAAGGTGTGGAAGACCCCGCGCTTCGACATCGCCGAGTTCGACCCGGTGATCTCCATGCACGGCTCCGATTCGCAGAGCCTGGACAACATGCTCGAGCTGCTGGTCGCCGGCGGCATGGACCTGCTGCAGGCGCTGCGCATCCTGGTGCCGCCGGCCACCCAGTCGCTGGAGTTCAAGGACGCCGACCTGGCCGCGTTCTACGAGTTCTACGGGCTCAACACCGAGCCGTGGGACGGCCCGGCCGGCATCGTCGCCTGCGACGGCCGCTACGCCGCGTGCATGCTCGACCGCAACGGCCTGCGCCCGGCGCGCTGGATGCTGACCTCCGACCGGCACTTCCTGGTCGCCTCCGAAGCCGGCGTGTGGGAACTGCCGGCCGAGCGCGTCACCCGCAAGGGCAAGCTCGGCCCCGGCGAGATGATGGCCATCGACCTCAAGCGCGGCGACCTGCTCGATTCCGACGCCATCGACCGCATCAACCGCGGCCGCGCCCCGTACAAGCAGTGGCTGCAGCAGGGCGTGACCTACCTGCAGACCGAGCTGATCGACCCCTCGCTGGTCGAGGAGCCGTTCGACGAGCGCACCCTGCGCAGCTACCACAAGCTGTTCCAGCTCAGCACCGAGGAAGTGGAGCAGGTGCTGCGGCCGCTGGCCGAGACCGAGCAGGAAGCCACCGGCTCGATGGGCGACGACACCCCGATGGCGGTGCTCAGCCGCCACACCCGGCCGCTGTACGACTACTTCCGCCAGGCCTTCGCGCAGGTCACCAACCCGCCGATCGACCCGTTGCGGGAAGACTGCGTGATGTCGCTGACCACCCAGCTCGGCAAGGAGACCAACATCTTCCATGCCGGCCCGGAGACGGTGAACCACGTCATCCTCAACTCGCCGGTGCTCAGCCAGCGCAAGCTGCGGCAGTTGCTGAAGATGGAGCAGTACCAGACCCGCAACGCGCAGATCGACCTGTCCTACAGCGTCGAGGAAGGCCTGGAGGCCGGGCTCAGGCGCATCTGCGCCGAGGCCGAACAGGCCGCGCGCGACGGCAAGGTCATGCTGCTGCTGACCGATCGCTACCCGGTGCCGGAGCGGCCGATGGCGCATGCGCTGCTGGCCACCGGCGCGGTGCATCACCACCTCTCGCGGGTCGGCCTGCGCTGCGACGTCAACCTGATCATCGAGACCGGCACCGCGCGCGATCCGCACCACATGGCCTGCCTGCTCGGCTTCGGCGCCACCGCGGTGTACCCGTACCTGGCCTACCAGACCCTGTTCGACCTGGGCCGGCGCGGCATCCTGCTGCTCAAGAGCGGCGGCGAGCAGACCCAGATCGGCCGCAAGTACCGCAAGGGCATCTACAAGGGCCTGTCCAAGATCATCTCCAAGATGGGCATCTGCACCATCGCCAGCTACCGCGGCGCGCAGTTGTTCGAGATCGTCGGGCTGGATCCGGACGTGGTGGCGCTGTGCTTCCCGGACACCGCCGCGCGCATCGGCGGCGTCGGCCTGGCGCGGCTGGACACCGAGGCGCGGCAACTGGCCGCGCGCGCCTGGAACGACCTGCTCAAGCCGGAAGTGGGCGGCCTGCTCAAGTACGTGCACGGCGGCGAGTACCACATGTACAACCCGGACGTGGTGCTGACCCTGCAGCGCGCCACGCGCAGCGGCCTGCAGGCCGACTGGGACGCCTACGCCGCCGCGGTGCACGGGCGCCCGGCCTCCGCCCTGCGCGACCTGCTGCAGCTCAAGCGCGCCGCTACGCCGACGCCGCTGGACGAGGTGGCCCCGGCCGAGGACCTGCTGCGCCGTTTCGACACCGCCGCGATCAGTCTCGGCGCGCTGTCGCCGGAGGCGCACGAGGCGCTGGCGATCGCGATGAACCGCCTCGGCGGGCGCAGCAATTCCGGCGAAGGCGGCGAAGACCCGGCGCGCTACGGCACCGAGAAGCGCTCCAAGATCAAGCAGGTGGCCTCCGGCCGCTTCGGCGTCACCCCCGAGTACCTGGTCAACGCCGAGGTGCTGCAGATCAAGGTTGCGCAGGGCGCCAAGCCCGGCGAAGGCGGCCAGCTGCCCGGCCACAAGGTCAACGAACTGATCGCGCGGCTGCGCTACGCCAAGCCCGGCATCGGCCTGATCTCGCCGCCGCCGCACCACGACATCTACTCGATCGAAGACCTCGCGCAGCTGATCTACGACCTCAAGCAGGTCAATCCCAGCGCGCTGGTGTCGGTGAAGCTGGTCAGCCATGCCGGCGTGGGCACCATCGCCGCCGGCGTGGTCAAGGCCGGCGCCGACCTGATCACCGTGTCCGGCCACGATGGCGGCACCGGTGCCAGCCCGGTCAGCTCGATCCGCTATGCCGGCGTGCCGTGGGAACTGGGCGTGGCCGAGTCGCACCAGGCGCTGGTCGCCAACGACCTGCGCGCGCGCACCATCCTGCAGACCGACGGCGGCCTGAAGACCGGCCTGGACGTGGTCAAGGCGGCGATCCTGGGCGCGGACAGCTTCGGCTTCGGCACCGGGCCGATGATCGTGCTCGGCTGCAAGTACCTGCGCATCTGCCACCTCAACAACTGCGCCACCGGCGTGGCCACCCAGGACGAGCGCCTGCGTGCCAACCACTTCGTCGGCCTGCCCGAGCGCGTGGAGAACTTCTTCCGCCTGCTGGCCGAGGAAGTGCGGCAATGGCTGTCGTACCTGGGCGTGCGTTCGCTGGACGAGATCGTCGGCCGCACCGAACTGCTGCAGCAGTTGGACATCTCGCCGCGCGAAGGCGTGCGCGTGGACCTGTCGCGGCTGCTCAAGGACGTGCGCCACGACGGCGGCCACTGCGCCGCGCAGCGCCTGTACGAATCGCCGGACAGCCTGGCCACGCAGATGGACGGCCTGCTCGCCGACGCCATCGCGCACAAGCGCGGCGGCGACCATCGCTTCCTGATCCACAACACCGACCGTTCGATCGGCGCGCGCCTGTCCGGCACCATCGCCCGCGTCCACGGCAACCACGGCATGGACGATGCGCCGCTGACCCTGCGCTTCCGGGGTTCGGCCGGGCAGAGCTTCGGCGCGTTCAACGCCGGCGGCCTGCACCTGGAACTGGAAGGCGAGGCCAACGACTACGTCGGCAAGGGCATGGCCGGCGGCCGCCTGGTGGTGCGTCCGCCGCGCGGCGCGCGCTTCGAGGCGCGCAGCACGGCGATCATCGGCAATACCTGCCTGTACGGCGCCACCGGTGGCGAACTGTACGCGGCCGGCCGCGCCGGCGAGCGCTTCGCGGTGCGCAACTCCGGCGCGCTGGCGGTGATCGAGGGCGCCGGCGACCACTGCTGCGAGTACATGACCGACGGCATCGTGCTGGTGCTGGGCAAGGTCGGGCTGAACTTCGGCGCCGGCTTCACCGGCGGCCTGGCCTACGTGCTCGACGTGGACCGCGACTTCGTCGACCGCTACAACCACGAACTGATCGACATCCACCGCATCTCCGCCGAAGGCTTCGAAAGCCACCGCCAGCACCTGCACAAGCTGATCAGCCGCCACCGCGAACTGACCGGCAGCATCTGGGCGCAGCAGATCCTCGACGAATTCCGCGACTACGTCGGCAAGTTCTGGCTGGTCAAACCGAAGGCGGCGAGCATCGAGTCGTTGACCGAGTCGCTGCGCCGCGCCGCCTGA
- a CDS encoding FAD-dependent oxidoreductase — MSRKHAFQFLDLPRQMPQRIPVELRTSGDWNELYGKFDKADAQYQAGRCLDCGNPYCSWKCPVHNAIPQWLQLVQENRIEEAAALCHSTNPLPEVCGRVCPQDRLCEGSCTLEEFGAVTIGAVEKYIVDTALNNGWRPDLSQVEPTGKRVAVIGAGPAGLSCADRLARAGIQAVVYDRYEQIGGLLQFGIPSFKLDKSVIGKRREVLEGMGVQFRLGVEIGRDVSLEQLLGEYDAVFLGTGAYRYTDGGLPGQDLPGVLPALPFLVQNSRIVGGNDPWGRPIAGWEDKIALPDLSGKRVVVLGGGDTGMDCVRSAIRLGAAKVTCAYRRDEANMPGSAREVANAREEGVRFLFNRQPLAVEADADGNLAGVRVVQTRLGEPDARGRQAAVPVEGSESLLDADVVIIAFGFSPSVPEWLAAQGVEGTANGRILAGGSESDGSGRLPYQTTNPKLFAGGDAVRGADLVVTAVAEGRDAAASIAAWIGNRLPVTTQAAA, encoded by the coding sequence ATGAGCCGCAAGCACGCCTTCCAGTTCCTCGACCTGCCGCGACAGATGCCGCAGCGCATTCCGGTGGAACTGCGCACCTCCGGCGACTGGAACGAGCTGTACGGCAAGTTCGACAAGGCCGATGCGCAGTACCAGGCCGGGCGCTGCCTGGATTGCGGCAACCCGTACTGCAGCTGGAAGTGCCCGGTGCACAACGCCATCCCGCAGTGGTTGCAACTGGTGCAGGAGAACCGCATCGAGGAAGCCGCGGCGCTGTGCCACAGCACCAACCCGCTGCCGGAAGTGTGCGGCCGGGTATGCCCGCAGGACCGCCTGTGCGAAGGCAGCTGCACGCTGGAGGAGTTCGGCGCGGTCACCATCGGCGCGGTCGAGAAGTACATCGTCGATACCGCGCTCAACAACGGCTGGCGCCCGGACCTGAGCCAGGTCGAGCCCACCGGCAAGCGCGTGGCGGTGATCGGCGCCGGTCCGGCCGGGCTCAGCTGCGCCGACCGCCTGGCCCGCGCCGGCATCCAGGCGGTGGTGTACGACCGCTACGAGCAGATCGGCGGCCTGCTGCAGTTCGGCATCCCCAGCTTCAAGCTGGACAAGAGCGTGATCGGCAAGCGCCGCGAGGTGCTCGAAGGCATGGGCGTGCAGTTCCGCCTGGGCGTGGAGATCGGCCGCGACGTGAGCCTGGAACAACTGCTTGGCGAGTACGACGCGGTGTTCCTGGGCACCGGCGCCTACCGCTACACCGACGGCGGCCTGCCCGGCCAGGACCTGCCCGGCGTGCTGCCGGCGCTGCCGTTCCTGGTGCAGAACAGCCGCATCGTCGGCGGCAACGATCCCTGGGGCCGGCCGATCGCCGGCTGGGAAGACAAGATCGCGCTGCCCGACCTGAGCGGCAAGCGCGTGGTGGTGCTGGGCGGCGGCGACACCGGCATGGATTGCGTGCGCAGCGCGATCCGCCTGGGTGCGGCCAAGGTCACCTGCGCCTACCGCCGCGACGAGGCCAACATGCCCGGCTCGGCGCGCGAGGTGGCCAATGCGCGCGAGGAAGGCGTGCGCTTCCTGTTCAACCGCCAGCCGCTGGCGGTGGAAGCCGACGCCGACGGCAACCTGGCCGGCGTGCGCGTGGTGCAGACCCGGCTCGGCGAGCCGGACGCGCGCGGACGCCAGGCCGCGGTGCCGGTGGAAGGCAGCGAATCGCTGCTGGACGCGGACGTGGTGATCATCGCCTTCGGCTTCTCGCCGAGCGTGCCCGAGTGGCTGGCGGCGCAGGGCGTGGAAGGCACCGCCAACGGCCGCATCCTCGCCGGCGGCAGCGAGTCCGACGGCAGCGGCCGCCTGCCGTACCAGACCACCAACCCCAAGTTGTTCGCCGGCGGCGACGCGGTCCGCGGCGCCGATCTGGTGGTGACCGCGGTGGCCGAAGGCCGCGATGCCGCGGCCAGCATCGCCGCGTGGATCGGCAACCGCCTGCCGGTGACGACCCAGGCGGCCGCCTGA
- a CDS encoding glycoside hydrolase family 5 protein: MSLSSSCSPRWRSLPLALLLATVACNAAAESRSVLKYAGVNLSGAEFNSGKKPGVLYKDYTYPAASDFAYFASKGMNTIRLPFLWERLQPTAKGEFDPAQLALLKKAVEQAKANRMYLILDPHNYAKYNGALVGSEGAPDDVFADLWRRLAKEFKGDDNVIFGLMNEPNAVSSTDWASAAQAAIDAIRKAGANNLILVPGTAYTGAHSWRSTAYGTPNAVALQPLKDPRNRMAFEAHQYLDRDSSGTKGECVSATAGAEKLAGFVSWLRENKKVGFIGEFATANTPTCNQALENMLSYMQKNDDVILGWTWWAAGAWWKPDYPFNVQPGKDGSEKPQMPILSKYARQITGKK; this comes from the coding sequence ATGTCGCTTTCCTCGTCGTGTTCCCCGCGCTGGCGTTCCCTGCCGCTGGCGCTGCTGCTCGCCACCGTCGCCTGCAACGCTGCCGCCGAAAGCCGCAGCGTGCTCAAGTACGCCGGCGTCAACCTGTCCGGCGCCGAGTTCAACTCCGGCAAGAAGCCCGGCGTGCTGTACAAGGACTACACCTACCCGGCCGCCAGCGACTTTGCCTACTTCGCCAGCAAGGGCATGAACACCATCCGCCTGCCGTTCCTGTGGGAACGCCTGCAACCCACCGCCAAGGGCGAGTTCGATCCGGCGCAACTGGCGCTGTTGAAGAAGGCGGTGGAGCAGGCCAAGGCCAACCGCATGTACCTGATCCTGGATCCGCACAACTACGCCAAGTACAACGGCGCGCTGGTCGGCAGCGAGGGCGCCCCCGACGACGTGTTCGCCGATCTGTGGCGGCGCCTGGCCAAGGAGTTCAAGGGCGACGACAACGTCATCTTCGGGCTGATGAACGAGCCCAACGCGGTGTCCTCGACCGACTGGGCCAGCGCGGCGCAGGCTGCGATCGACGCCATCCGCAAGGCCGGTGCCAACAACCTGATCCTGGTGCCAGGCACCGCCTACACCGGCGCGCACAGCTGGCGCAGCACCGCCTACGGCACGCCCAACGCGGTGGCGCTGCAGCCGCTGAAGGATCCGCGCAACCGCATGGCGTTCGAAGCGCACCAGTACCTGGACCGCGACAGCAGCGGCACCAAGGGCGAGTGCGTCAGCGCCACCGCCGGTGCCGAGAAGCTGGCCGGGTTCGTCAGCTGGTTGCGCGAGAACAAGAAGGTCGGCTTCATCGGCGAGTTTGCCACCGCCAACACGCCCACCTGCAACCAAGCGCTGGAGAACATGCTCAGCTACATGCAGAAGAACGACGACGTGATTCTCGGTTGGACCTGGTGGGCGGCCGGTGCATGGTGGAAGCCCGACTATCCGTTCAACGTGCAGCCCGGCAAGGACGGCAGCGAGAAGCCGCAGATGCCGATCCTGTCCAAGTACGCCCGTCAGATCACCGGCAAGAAGTGA
- a CDS encoding glycoside hydrolase family 5 protein — MIARTLRRRSRHAWRAALLLCLSVPLPSLQAQEALRLAGVNLSGAEITPSKIPGVLGVDYTYPRSSDYTYFAGKGINLLRLPVRWERLQPQPRGPLDAAQLALIDDAVQQAKAQGMYVIVDIHNYARYDGRLIGSAGLPVAAFVDLWQRLARAYGSDNAVVFGLMNEPHGISPAAWADAAQATVDAIRATGASNLILVPGALWTGAHSWYTPVDGTSNASALATLHDPLQRVALEVHQYLDADSSGTSPVCVSDDIGAERLRAFTGWLQETGHLGFLGEFGAADNPVCRRALDGMLADIAQHPTLWLGWSYWAGGAWWRADYPFNVQPDADGHDRPQMAILAPWAQRITR; from the coding sequence ATGATCGCGCGCACCTTGCGTCGGCGGTCGCGGCACGCATGGCGTGCGGCGCTGCTGCTGTGCCTGTCCGTTCCATTGCCGTCGCTGCAGGCGCAAGAGGCGCTGCGTTTGGCCGGCGTCAACCTGTCCGGCGCCGAAATCACGCCGTCGAAGATTCCCGGCGTCCTCGGCGTCGACTACACCTATCCGCGCAGCAGCGACTACACCTATTTCGCCGGCAAGGGCATCAACCTGCTGCGCCTGCCGGTGCGCTGGGAACGCCTGCAACCGCAGCCGCGCGGTCCGCTCGACGCGGCGCAACTGGCGCTGATCGACGACGCCGTGCAGCAAGCCAAGGCGCAGGGCATGTACGTGATCGTGGACATCCACAACTACGCGCGTTACGACGGCCGCCTCATCGGCAGCGCCGGCCTGCCGGTCGCCGCCTTCGTCGACCTGTGGCAGCGTCTGGCGCGCGCCTACGGCAGCGACAACGCGGTGGTATTCGGGCTGATGAACGAGCCGCACGGCATCAGCCCCGCCGCCTGGGCCGACGCCGCGCAAGCCACGGTCGATGCGATCCGCGCCACCGGCGCCAGCAACCTGATCCTGGTGCCGGGCGCGCTGTGGACCGGCGCGCATAGCTGGTACACGCCGGTGGACGGCACCTCGAACGCCAGCGCGTTGGCCACGCTGCACGATCCGCTGCAGCGCGTGGCGCTCGAAGTGCACCAATACCTCGATGCCGATTCCAGCGGCACCAGCCCGGTCTGCGTCAGCGACGACATCGGCGCCGAACGCCTGCGCGCGTTCACCGGATGGTTGCAGGAGACCGGCCACCTCGGCTTCCTCGGTGAATTCGGCGCCGCCGACAATCCGGTCTGCCGGCGCGCGCTCGATGGCATGCTCGCCGACATCGCGCAGCATCCGACGCTGTGGCTGGGCTGGAGCTACTGGGCCGGCGGCGCCTGGTGGCGCGCCGACTATCCGTTCAACGTGCAGCCCGACGCCGACGGCCACGACCGTCCGCAGATGGCGATCCTCGCGCCCTGGGCGCAGCGCATCACGCGCTGA
- a CDS encoding glycoside hydrolase family 5 protein, with translation MPRNSRFFRSPQWRQRAALCLLLAVCVPFAQAQQTLRYAGINLAGAEFNSAKKPGVLFKDYVYPTDADYAYTAAQGMNIVRLPFLWERLQPQANGPLDTAQLDALRTAVARAKRYDLQLILDVHNYAKYNGVRIGGDAVPAAALADLWRRLALVFGNDSSVVFGLMNEPNGLASGDWAAIAQAAIDAIRGTGADNLILVPGTAFSGAHSWNSTWYGVSNAQGLLTVHDPAGNLAFEVHQYLDPDSSGTSAACVSTTIGTERLQGFTQWLRANGYRGFLGEFGGSSDATCLAALDTMLDYVHANGDVWLGWTAWAGGAWWRSDYAFNLQPDKSGADKPQMDVLAVRAQQVTQ, from the coding sequence ATGCCACGCAATTCCCGTTTTTTCCGCTCCCCGCAATGGCGGCAGCGCGCCGCGCTGTGCCTGCTCCTGGCCGTCTGCGTGCCGTTCGCCCAAGCGCAGCAAACGCTGCGCTATGCCGGCATCAACCTGGCCGGTGCCGAGTTCAACTCGGCGAAGAAGCCCGGCGTGCTGTTCAAGGACTATGTGTATCCCACCGACGCCGACTATGCGTACACCGCGGCGCAGGGCATGAACATCGTGCGCCTGCCGTTCCTGTGGGAGCGGCTGCAGCCGCAGGCCAACGGCCCGCTGGACACCGCGCAGCTCGACGCCCTGCGCACCGCCGTCGCGCGCGCCAAGCGCTACGACCTGCAGCTGATCCTGGACGTGCACAACTACGCCAAGTACAACGGCGTGCGCATCGGCGGCGACGCGGTGCCGGCGGCGGCGCTGGCCGATCTGTGGCGGCGCCTGGCGCTGGTGTTCGGCAACGACAGCAGCGTGGTGTTCGGGCTGATGAACGAGCCGAACGGCCTGGCATCGGGCGACTGGGCGGCCATCGCGCAGGCGGCGATCGACGCGATCCGCGGCACCGGCGCCGACAATCTGATCCTGGTGCCCGGCACCGCCTTCAGCGGCGCGCACAGCTGGAACAGCACCTGGTACGGCGTGTCCAACGCGCAGGGGTTGCTGACGGTCCACGATCCCGCCGGCAACCTGGCGTTCGAGGTGCATCAGTACCTGGATCCGGACTCCTCCGGCACCAGCGCCGCCTGCGTCAGCACGACCATCGGCACGGAGCGGCTGCAAGGGTTCACCCAATGGCTGCGCGCCAACGGCTATCGCGGCTTCCTCGGCGAGTTCGGTGGCAGCAGCGACGCCACCTGCCTGGCCGCGCTCGACACCATGCTCGACTACGTCCACGCCAACGGCGACGTCTGGCTGGGCTGGACCGCCTGGGCCGGCGGTGCGTGGTGGCGCAGCGACTACGCGTTCAACCTGCAACCGGACAAGAGCGGGGCCGACAAGCCGCAGATGGACGTGCTGGCGGTACGCGCGCAGCAGGTCACGCAATGA
- a CDS encoding methylglyoxal synthase, translating into MRLGLAANRLHHQGKDAALFRWLRASEAGIRELQLGLHAVGRTHEAIVRVGLLNGYAGLRRYPFGREGGLMKLVAEVVGLEGAERTLDGAVYLIDPVDPSSIFPEAIALKRQCVIHGKPFISTVASARDWVEMERIHAALPPDRGADDLYALQRQTLALIAHDAMKPQMLAFASAHFDLLSRFAERVATGTTGQRLNELAWSRGWPQGQEWVHRYQSGPMGGDAQIADRVLERRCHRAIFFEDPHVARQHEADIQLLERAVTTVTDSAVCITSPVIAARWAQAAARRIAPD; encoded by the coding sequence ATGCGCCTGGGCCTGGCCGCCAACCGATTGCACCACCAGGGCAAGGATGCCGCGCTGTTCCGCTGGCTGCGCGCCAGCGAAGCCGGCATCCGCGAGCTGCAGCTCGGCCTGCATGCGGTCGGCCGCACCCACGAGGCGATCGTGCGCGTCGGGTTGTTGAACGGCTATGCCGGCCTCAGGCGCTACCCGTTCGGCCGCGAAGGCGGACTGATGAAGCTGGTGGCCGAAGTCGTGGGCCTGGAAGGCGCCGAACGCACCCTCGACGGCGCCGTCTACCTGATCGATCCGGTCGACCCGTCCTCGATCTTTCCCGAGGCGATCGCGCTCAAGCGCCAGTGCGTGATCCACGGCAAGCCGTTCATTTCGACCGTGGCCAGCGCCCGCGACTGGGTGGAGATGGAGCGCATCCACGCCGCGCTGCCGCCGGACCGTGGCGCCGACGATCTGTACGCGCTGCAGCGGCAGACCCTGGCGCTGATCGCCCACGACGCGATGAAGCCGCAGATGCTGGCGTTCGCCAGCGCGCATTTCGACCTGCTGTCGCGCTTCGCCGAACGCGTGGCCACCGGCACCACTGGCCAGCGGCTCAACGAACTGGCCTGGAGCCGCGGCTGGCCGCAGGGCCAGGAGTGGGTGCACCGCTACCAGAGCGGCCCGATGGGCGGCGACGCGCAGATCGCCGATCGCGTGCTGGAGCGGCGCTGCCACCGCGCGATCTTCTTCGAGGATCCGCATGTCGCGCGCCAGCACGAGGCCGACATCCAGTTGCTGGAACGCGCAGTGACCACGGTCACCGACAGCGCCGTGTGCATCACCTCGCCGGTGATCGCCGCGCGCTGGGCACAGGCCGCCGCACGCCGTATCGCCCCGGACTGA